The proteins below are encoded in one region of Xenopus laevis strain J_2021 chromosome 8L, Xenopus_laevis_v10.1, whole genome shotgun sequence:
- the map3k10.L gene encoding mitogen-activated protein kinase kinase kinase 10 isoform X1, with the protein MMDGLPKNEAFLWQSSKDNKENGVWSDVQSYGVSNPLWMAVFDYEATAEEELTLRRGDLVEILSKDSTVSGDEGWWTGKIKDKVGIFPSNYVVSDDKYTTLTGAPKQCPLPLEIEFEELNLDEIIGVGGFGKVYKGLWRDEEVAVKAVRHDPDEDINVTAENVRQEAKLFCMLCHPNIIALTGVCLKPPHLCLVMEYARGGPLHRALAGKKVPAHVLVNWAVQIAKGMTYLHNEAIVPIIHRDLKSSNILILEKAENDDLFNKTLKITDFGLAREWQKTTKMSAAGTYAWMAPEVIRLSLFSKSSDVWSFGVLLWELLTGEVPYREIDALAVAYGVAMNKLTLPIPSTCPEPFVRILEACWDPDPHSRPTFSCILEQLTTIEQSAMFQMPLESFHSLQEDWRLEIQQMFDELRTKEKELRSREEELVRAAEEQRILEDLLKRREQELAEREIDIVERELNIIMYQMYQEKPKVKKRKGNFKKSRLKLKDGNRISLPSGFEHKITVQASPMLDKCKGQGTSSYSPPGSPLIIPRLRAIRLTPVDGSKTWGRSSVLKKEEVTTSNKKKGRTWGPSSTQQKERVGGEERLKTLGEGNKQWSSSAPNLGKSPKHTPISVGFASLTEMEEYADSDGSVPQSPYSQSYLTLPVQSDHRSHPEDTAHAGAPSSDSPKRGSQSRRKSELVLLGCASLLAAVALGSDLSELVPQEEKRKGIFQWAGRGPRRRASSPSRSMSYGEDSVIPSSSVTLISLSSISDCNSTRSLIRSDSDDIGLDHDNVSSGRGVKEDRGQQPNVGSNPLVDYKVESFKRDPKQSLTPTHVTVGRNNTTETRGHRRTPSDGAIRQVTQGHKRSPSDGSTPYQCEPEPSPFPRLPDPHFVFPPPVRRKDTGVERPTSLEFAPRPRPSSNRPRMDPWKFVSLSQTHSSSPSSGGGDACSSGSAEGAQVADVEETLLDMEVEGQRLDSTVPLCGLGLRPTTDPFLNMGTDVS; encoded by the exons ATGATGGATGGACTTCCGAAAAATGAGGCCTTTCTATGGCAGAGCTCAAAAGACAATAAAGAAAATGGGGTGTGGAGTGATGTGCAGAGTTATGGGGTCTCCAATCCATTATGGATGGCAGTTTTCGATTATGAAGCAACAGCAGAAGAGGAATTAACCTTACGGAGGGGAGACTTGGTTGAGATACTCTCAAAGGACTCTACTGTTTCTGGTGATGAGGGTTGGTGGACAGGAAAAATTAAAGACAAGGTGGGCATATTTCCAAGTAATTATGTGGTGAGTGACGATAAATACACTACCCTAACAGGAGCCCCAAAGCAATGCCCTCTCCCACTAGAAATCGAGTTTGAAGAGCTGAACCTGGATGAAATCATTGGGGTGGGAGGATTTGGGAAGGTCTATAAGGGATTATGGAGAGATGAAGAGGTTGCAGTTAAAGCTGTCCGTCATGACCCAGATGAAGATATCAACGTGACTGCTGAGAATGTGCGACAGGAAGCCAAGCTCTTCTGTATGTTGTGCCACCCCAACATCATAGCCCTGACAGGGGTGTGCCTAAAACCGCCTCATCTTTGTCTGGTTATGGAGTATGCCAGAGGTGGACCATTACACAGAGCCCTGGCTGGGAAGAAGGTTCCAGCTCATGTATTGGTAAACTGGGCAGTGCAGATAGCCAAAGGCATGACCTATCTCCACAATGAAGCCATTGTTCCTATTATACACAGGGATCTAAAATCCAGCAACA TCTTAATACTAGAGAAAGCAGAGAATGATGACTTGTTTAACAAGACACTGAAAATCACAGATTTTGGGCTGGCCAGGGAGTGGCAGAAGACAACGAAGATGAGCGCAGCTGGTACCTATGCTTGGATGGCCCCAGAAGTTATCCGCTTATCTCTCTTTTCTAAGAGCAGTGATGTGTGGAG TTTTGGGGTTCTGCTCTGGGAGCTTCTAACAGGAGAGGTGCCATATCGGGAGATAGATGCTCTTGCTGTAGCATATGGTGTGGCCATGAACAAGCTTACCTTACCTATCCCATCGACTTGTCCTGAGCCTTTTGTACGGATCCTTGAAG CATGTTGGGATCCGGACCCTCACAGCAGACCTACATTTTCTTGTATTCTGGAACAACTGACAACTATAGAACAGTCAGCCATGTTTCAAATGCCCTTGGAGTCCTTCCATTCTCTTCAGGAAGACTGGAGGCTGGAAATCCAGCAGATGTTTGATGAATTGAGGACCAAAGAAAAG GAGCTGCGCAGCCGAGAGGAGGAGCTTGTGAGAGCAGCTGAGGAACAGAGGATTTTGGAGGATCTGCTGAAGAGGAGAGAGCAAGAGTTGGCTGAGAGGGAAATTGACATTGTTGAGCGAGAGCTGAACATAATTATGTATCAGATGTACCAAGAAAAGCCAAAGGTGAAAAAACGCAAGGGCAATTTCAAGAAAAGCCGCCTAAAACTTAAGGATGGCAACCGGATCAGCTTGCCTTCAG GTTTCGAACATAAGATTACAGTCCAGGCATCTCCAATGTTGGACAAATGTAAGGGGCAGGGGACAAGCAGCTATAGCCCACCTGGGAGTCCACTAATAATTCCGAGGCTGAGAGCCATTAGAT TAACACCTGTTGATGGCAGTAAGACATGGGGGCGCAGTTCTGTACTAAAGAAAGAAGAGGTAACAacatcaaataagaagaaaggcAGGACTTGGGGACCTAGCTCGACACAGCAGAAAGAACGAGTAGGGGGAGAAGAAAG GCTGAAGACTCTTGGAGAAGGCAATAAGCAGTGGTCAAGCAGTGCTCCCAACCTGGGCAAATCTCCTAAGCATACTCCCATCAGTGTGGGGTTTGCAAGCCTCACTGAAATGG AGGAATATGCTGATTCTGATGGCTCCGTCCCACAGTCTCCCTACTCACAGTCCTACCTCACACTGCCTGTCCAATCAGACCATAGAAGTCATCCAGAGGACACAGCGCATGCTGGTGCACCCTCATCAGACAGCCCCAAACGTGGTTCGCAGTCCCGTCGGAAAAGTGAACTTGTGTTACTGGGGTGTGCGTCTCTCTTAGCTGCTGTTGCTTTGGGCAGTGACTTATCAGAGCTGGTGCCTCaggaagagaaaagaaagggtATATTCCAATGGGCAGGGAGAGGTCCCAGGCGACGTGCTAGTTCTCCAAGTCGCTCTATGTCCTATGGTGAAGACTCTGTCATTCCATCCAGCTCAGTTACACTCATTTCCTTGTCTTCCATCTCAGACTGCAATTCCACAAGGTCTCTGATTCGATCAGATAGTGATGACATCGGACTGGACCATGATAACGTGTCTAGTGGGAGGGGGGTAAAAGAGGACCGAGGACAGCAACCAAATGTTGGCAGCAACCCTCTGGTAGATTATAAGGTTGAAAGTTTTAAGAGAGATCCAAAGCAGTCTCTGACTCCCACCCATGTGACAGTAGGAAGAAATAACACAACTGAAACCAGAGGACACAGGAGAACCCCTTCCGATGGAGCCATAAGGCAAGTGACACAGGGTCATAAACGCTCTCCATCTGACGGAAGCACCCCTTATCAATGTGAACCAG AACCATCACCTTTCCCTCGCCTCCCTGATCCCCATTTTGTGTTCCCTCCTCCAGTCCGACGTAAGGACACAGGAGTAGAAAGGCCAACATCTCTAGAATTTGCTCCCAGGCCTCGTCCGTCTTCAAACCGACCTCGAATGGATCCCTGGAAGTTTGTTTCTCTTTCACAAACTCATAGCTCGTCCCCCTCTAGTGGTGGGGGTGATGCATGCTCCAGTGGATCAGCAGAGGGAGCTCAAGTGGCTGATGTAGAGGAGACACTGCTTGATATGGAGGTGGAAGGACAAAGACTAGACAGCACAGTACCTTTGTGCGGACTGGGTTTAAGACCAACAACTGACCCTTTTTTAAATATGGGAACAGACGTGTCTTAA
- the map3k10.L gene encoding mitogen-activated protein kinase kinase kinase 10 (The RefSeq protein has 7 substitutions, 1 frameshift compared to this genomic sequence) produces MDGLPKDEAFLWQSSKDNKENGVWSDVQSYGVSNPLWMAVFDYEPTAEEELTLRRGDLVEILSKDSTVSGDEGWWTGKIKDKVGIFPSNYVVSDDKYTTLTGAPKQCPLPLEIEFDELNLDEIIGVGGFGKVYKGLWRDEEVAVKAVRHDPDEDINVTAENVRQEAKIFCMLCHPNIIALTGVCLKPPHLCLVMEYARGGPLHRALAGKKVPAHVLVNWAVQIAKGMTYLHNEAIVPIIHRDLGSSNILILEKAENDDLFNKTLNITDFGLAREWQKTTKMSAAGTYAWMAPEVIRLSLFSKSSDVWSFGVLLWELLTGEVPYREIDALAVAYGVAMNKLTLPIPSTCPEPFVRILEACWDPDPHSRPTFSCILEQLTTIEQSAMFQMPLESFHSLQEDWRLEIQQMFDELRTKEKELRSREEELVRAAEEQRILEDLLKRREQELAEREIDIVERELNIIMYQMYQEKPKVKKRKGNFKKSRLKLKDGNRISLPSGFEHKITVQASPMLDKCKGQGTSSYSPPGSPLIIPRLRAIRLTPVDGSKTWGRSSVLKKEEVTTSNKKKGRTWGPSSTQQKERVGGEERLKTLGEGNKQWSSSAPNLGKSPKHTPISVGFASLTEMEEYADSDGSVPQSPYSQSYLTLPVQSDHRSHPEDTAHAGAPSSDSPKRGSQSRRKSELVLLGCASLLAAVALGSDLSELVPQEEKRKGIFQWAGRGPRRRASSPSRSMSYGEDSVIPSSSVTLISLSSISDCNSTRSLIRSDSDDIGLDHDNVSSGRGVKEDRGQQPNVGSNPLVDYKVESFKRDPKQSLTPTHVTVGRNNTTETRGHRRTPSDGAIRQVTQGHKRSPSDGSTPYQCEPEPSPFPRLPDPHFVFPPPVRRKDTGVERPTSLEFAPRPRPSSNRPRMDPWKFVSLSQTHSSSPSSGGGDACSSGSAEGAQVADVEETLLDMEVEGQRLDSTVPLCGLGLRPTTDPFFKYGNRRVLMKELSISLLQYKVESGVLL; encoded by the exons ATGGATGGACTTCCGAAAAATGAGGCCTTTCTATGGCAGAGCTCAAAAGACAATAAAGAAAATGGGGTGTGGAGTGATGTGCAGAGTTATGGGGTCTCCAATCCATTATGGATGGCAGTTTTCGATTATGAAGCAACAGCAGAAGAGGAATTAACCTTACGGAGGGGAGACTTGGTTGAGATACTCTCAAAGGACTCTACTGTTTCTGGTGATGAGGGTTGGTGGACAGGAAAAATTAAAGACAAGGTGGGCATATTTCCAAGTAATTATGTGGTGAGTGACGATAAATACACTACCCTAACAGGAGCCCCAAAGCAATGCCCTCTCCCACTAGAAATCGAGTTTGAAGAGCTGAACCTGGATGAAATCATTGGGGTGGGAGGATTTGGGAAGGTCTATAAGGGATTATGGAGAGATGAAGAGGTTGCAGTTAAAGCTGTCCGTCATGACCCAGATGAAGATATCAACGTGACTGCTGAGAATGTGCGACAGGAAGCCAAGCTCTTCTGTATGTTGTGCCACCCCAACATCATAGCCCTGACAGGGGTGTGCCTAAAACCGCCTCATCTTTGTCTGGTTATGGAGTATGCCAGAGGTGGACCATTACACAGAGCCCTGGCTGGGAAGAAGGTTCCAGCTCATGTATTGGTAAACTGGGCAGTGCAGATAGCCAAAGGCATGACCTATCTCCACAATGAAGCCATTGTTCCTATTATACACAGGGATCTAAAATCCAGCAACA TCTTAATACTAGAGAAAGCAGAGAATGATGACTTGTTTAACAAGACACTGAAAATCACAGATTTTGGGCTGGCCAGGGAGTGGCAGAAGACAACGAAGATGAGCGCAGCTGGTACCTATGCTTGGATGGCCCCAGAAGTTATCCGCTTATCTCTCTTTTCTAAGAGCAGTGATGTGTGGAG TTTTGGGGTTCTGCTCTGGGAGCTTCTAACAGGAGAGGTGCCATATCGGGAGATAGATGCTCTTGCTGTAGCATATGGTGTGGCCATGAACAAGCTTACCTTACCTATCCCATCGACTTGTCCTGAGCCTTTTGTACGGATCCTTGAAG CATGTTGGGATCCGGACCCTCACAGCAGACCTACATTTTCTTGTATTCTGGAACAACTGACAACTATAGAACAGTCAGCCATGTTTCAAATGCCCTTGGAGTCCTTCCATTCTCTTCAGGAAGACTGGAGGCTGGAAATCCAGCAGATGTTTGATGAATTGAGGACCAAAGAAAAG GAGCTGCGCAGCCGAGAGGAGGAGCTTGTGAGAGCAGCTGAGGAACAGAGGATTTTGGAGGATCTGCTGAAGAGGAGAGAGCAAGAGTTGGCTGAGAGGGAAATTGACATTGTTGAGCGAGAGCTGAACATAATTATGTATCAGATGTACCAAGAAAAGCCAAAGGTGAAAAAACGCAAGGGCAATTTCAAGAAAAGCCGCCTAAAACTTAAGGATGGCAACCGGATCAGCTTGCCTTCAG GTTTCGAACATAAGATTACAGTCCAGGCATCTCCAATGTTGGACAAATGTAAGGGGCAGGGGACAAGCAGCTATAGCCCACCTGGGAGTCCACTAATAATTCCGAGGCTGAGAGCCATTAGAT TAACACCTGTTGATGGCAGTAAGACATGGGGGCGCAGTTCTGTACTAAAGAAAGAAGAGGTAACAacatcaaataagaagaaaggcAGGACTTGGGGACCTAGCTCGACACAGCAGAAAGAACGAGTAGGGGGAGAAGAAAG GCTGAAGACTCTTGGAGAAGGCAATAAGCAGTGGTCAAGCAGTGCTCCCAACCTGGGCAAATCTCCTAAGCATACTCCCATCAGTGTGGGGTTTGCAAGCCTCACTGAAATGG AGGAATATGCTGATTCTGATGGCTCCGTCCCACAGTCTCCCTACTCACAGTCCTACCTCACACTGCCTGTCCAATCAGACCATAGAAGTCATCCAGAGGACACAGCGCATGCTGGTGCACCCTCATCAGACAGCCCCAAACGTGGTTCGCAGTCCCGTCGGAAAAGTGAACTTGTGTTACTGGGGTGTGCGTCTCTCTTAGCTGCTGTTGCTTTGGGCAGTGACTTATCAGAGCTGGTGCCTCaggaagagaaaagaaagggtATATTCCAATGGGCAGGGAGAGGTCCCAGGCGACGTGCTAGTTCTCCAAGTCGCTCTATGTCCTATGGTGAAGACTCTGTCATTCCATCCAGCTCAGTTACACTCATTTCCTTGTCTTCCATCTCAGACTGCAATTCCACAAGGTCTCTGATTCGATCAGATAGTGATGACATCGGACTGGACCATGATAACGTGTCTAGTGGGAGGGGGGTAAAAGAGGACCGAGGACAGCAACCAAATGTTGGCAGCAACCCTCTGGTAGATTATAAGGTTGAAAGTTTTAAGAGAGATCCAAAGCAGTCTCTGACTCCCACCCATGTGACAGTAGGAAGAAATAACACAACTGAAACCAGAGGACACAGGAGAACCCCTTCCGATGGAGCCATAAGGCAAGTGACACAGGGTCATAAACGCTCTCCATCTGACGGAAGCACCCCTTATCAATGTGAACCAG AACCATCACCTTTCCCTCGCCTCCCTGATCCCCATTTTGTGTTCCCTCCTCCAGTCCGACGTAAGGACACAGGAGTAGAAAGGCCAACATCTCTAGAATTTGCTCCCAGGCCTCGTCCGTCTTCAAACCGACCTCGAATGGATCCCTGGAAGTTTGTTTCTCTTTCACAAACTCATAGCTCGTCCCCCTCTAGTGGTGGGGGTGATGCATGCTCCAGTGGATCAGCAGAGGGAGCTCAAGTGGCTGATGTAGAGGAGACACTGCTTGATATGGAGGTGGAAGGACAAAGACTAGACAGCACAGTACCTTTGTGCGGACTGGGTTTAAGACCAACAACTGACCCTTTT AAATATGGGAACAGACGTGTCTTAATGAAAGAATTAAGTATTTCGCTTCTGCAGCATAAAGTTGAAAGTGGGGTGCTTTTATGA